The Rosa rugosa chromosome 1, drRosRugo1.1, whole genome shotgun sequence genomic sequence TTCATTAGTGATTGTGTGAATGATTAACTGGTTATTGCTGTCCGTAGTTAAAAATTGATTGATGTGAGTTAGGGTATAGTTTCTTGAATAGGTCAATGCATGGCTAACACATTTGTATATGCAATGCATCCAAGGACTTCATCAGTGTGGGGATAGTTATACTGGGTGCATTTATTGCTGGAGCTCGGGATCTGTCATTTGATGCCTATGGCTATGCTGTTGTCTTTGTTGCAAACATCTCTACAGCAATATATCTTGCTTCTATAGCTCATATTGGTAGTGCTTTCGTTGTTTTGTTGTCTCTTTCCCCATTTATCCATTCTGAGCTATTCTCAGTTATTGTGAGTATAGTGTAAAACATGTTCAATCTTGCAGGTAAATCAAGTGGTCTTAGTACGTTTGGCTTAATGTGGTGCAATGGTTAGATAAGAATCTACACAGATCTATCTGTTGAGCTTTGGTTCGTTTTTCTTAGAGCATGTACATTAGGCCGTATCTGAATGTATTTGGAAATCTATTTTGTGTATTATAGGAATAATATGTGGACCAGTCTTGCTGTTTTGGACATCAATCCGAGGTGATCTAACAGGGATGATGAACTTCCCACATATATTCTCCCCTGGTTTTCAGGTGCTTCCTTTTAACTAGAAGAATTATCATTCTGAGTTGGTTGCGTTGTTTGAGGACTATTCAGAACTCAATTATCTCTCTCCCGCTTTATCTCCCATAGTTTTCTTTGGGATTCTATATTGCCTGTACTCTTCTGAGTTCAATGTTGATGTTCAATCCCTAATGAAACTCATAGATGTTTTCTTTGGACTGTCAACATGCCTATTTATGCCTCCTGTTTGGGGATTAAGAAGCGAAACCATGTATTAGCGTACTTGTGCCTGTGAATATATAACTTAAAATGCTTGGAGTCCTTTCTCTAAACAGAGCCTTATGGGTATCTGGTCATTACCATCACCAATCTTTTGACGTTTGTGAGTTGAATTGCTACATTCTAAATTTTGCAGGCCGTGATGCTTCTTTCCTGTGTTATGGCTTTTTCAATAAATTATTGCGTGTTTTGGAATACAACCCTCAATTCAGCTCTCACACAGACAATTTGTGGTAATATGAAGGTGTGTAACATTCATTTCGGACCTTAGTTAGGATGAGGATACAGATATTTTGCAGCTTGGTTATATTATTACATTCCTATAATAATGGTGTTTCCTTGAGTCTGGTGACATACTGTAACTGTTTTTCATGCTGAAAGTTCATGAAGCTATTTACTTTGTCAAAGTTAGTATCTATTTGGCATCACATGTATTCAAGCAGGGATGTTCTTGTTACTGCTCTTGATCTATAAGTGCATAGTGGTGATTGCCCAAATGGTACAGTCTGGGTGAGCCATGCACACGGCCCTGACAGTTTTTGCATTGATCCGTCAAACTACCAAAAAGTATGAGAATATAGGGGCTAGAGGAACCGATGATGAGAACTATTAATTGGTGTTTAAATCACAGACCATTATGAAATATGTTCATATGGTTAATGGATTAGTTTGTTAAGTGCTAGAAGTGCTGGACTTCATTTCAGCACTTAGTGATTTATCTTGAACTGGCAGAGAGGGAAGGGGAGGTTTAAAGCAAATGTCCAGTTTCTTGAACTGTACTAGTTGATACAGTTTTCTGTACCATTTTCTCTTAAGTCACTGCTTACCTGTTTATATCATATTTTAGGATCTTCTGACTATTGGACTTGGCTGGTTGCTATTTGGCGGACTTCCATTTGATTTGGTAAGCATAAACTCCTATTTAGCTGTAAATCTGTAATTCATAGAAAGCTCATAACTGACAATCTATTTTTCCATGTGAACTACTGCCCTGCTTTCCTTATAGTACAATGTTGCTGGCCAATCTCTGGGTTTTCTCGGGTCCTGTTTGTATGCTTACTGTAAACTCAGAGGGAAATAAGTGGCTGCGTAAGGTTCTTCCTTCATCGAGGAGGTAAGTGCTCCAGTGACTGGGAATGACTTGCGGCATCCGCTGTCAAATTTTGATTTGTAATATCAGATACTTGACAGTTCATCTTTGCCAACTTCAGATAACTAGGTCAACTCATTTGGTACCTTTCCTTTAAGTTTACAATATTATTGAGTACTATGAACTCTCTTCCCTTGCTTCAATAATTTCAGGAGAACGATCttaaatgaaattgaaatctAAATCAAGCAGCCCAAAAAAAGCTAGAAAAGCTTTTTTTGGGATGATAGTACTCATAGTAGTACTATTATCTATTTTGGGCTAGCTGGAAGCTAAGAGTCTGAAGATTCCGGTGTTGAATGAATGTAATGACATTCTTGGTACCGAAAAAATTTCGATCAGTACTCACTTTATCATCATTTATCTGGGTCAAGTTTTCATTTTTAACTTTCTTTGAAGTTTGAATAACTGGTGCAAATGCACTTTTAGAAGCTTCTGCATTGTACGAAGGCCGGTGTTATGTTATAAATAAATGAATGAGCTTTCGGTACTCAGGTAGGTCTTTCTTGCCTCCACAAAGCTGAGAACTGACTATATAAACACCCATCAATCTCATCATGCATTGCAAAAGCTTGGCTTTTTAAGTTCACTGCATTTTCATGCTCACTTTTCATGCCAACTCTATGACTATATGAGACTATGAGACTGTAAGATAGAGACGTTGCACCTTCTCACCAACTCTATGTGGTAGACTAACCATGCATAATTGGTGATTCTAGCTCTGGGGATATTTGACACAACTAGATTAACtaaagcaaaaaagaaagggaaaaaggTGGTAGCGTGTGGGAggcaagaaattaaaaagaagcaAACAGAGAAGAGAAAAGTGGTGTGGGTTTGGCTCAAATATTCTGTTTGATGAGAGCAAAGACTACTGTTAAGGAAAGTATGTTTGCTCTGCTGAGCTGAATGGTGATTATAATAAAAAGGGGGAGCAAGCAAGCAACAAACACGTACACAACAACATGGCCCCTGCTTAGCCTGAAAGAAATCTCACTTATGAGTGTCTCTTTGTCTACCCTTTTTAATCAATTAGCTAGACTAGACTTGACTAGCAGTCAGTCTCAAAAGGATCATTAGACCAGAAATATATTCTGATCTTTGGAATTGTCTAGTCTTCATTTTCACTACGTAATTCGTCTATGCATTATCCGAATAAGTGAGAACATAAAGGGGGAAGAGAACCGAAATTAGCGGAACCATTCAAAACTTCTTATAAGTACCACATGACGTCCGATCTATTTATTACATTTTAGTATATTATAGTAGTTAGTGACTGTAGATGTAGGTTTGATACGACTGGGgaatttttaaataaaaatgataAAATTAGTGGATCAAATGTGTCATGTAAGAAAATGATAAAATTAGTGAATCGAATGTGTCATATAAGATATTCGCCCCCATATAAACTTTTCACCCGAAATAAAGAGAGCTGGGTAGGTTTTGACCTCTCCTAGGATCTGGTGCGGGAAGAAAAGAAAGACGGGAAGTTCATGGAATGGTGTGGGTTTAAGGCGTGGGGGAATCTGTTTGGGTAGTGGCACGCGAACTTATCGCCCTAAATAATGAGCGAGTGTGTGAGACCGagtcttttccttcttttcttttgcagtTCCCCAAAATCTTCAAAGAGAAGAAGGAAGACTTAGACTGAGTAGAAGgccttaaaataaaaaagaaaactaattaTTAATTAGTATGGAAAGGAAAGGAATGAGAAAGCAAGAGCTAGCAAGTAGCAAATGGTAGGGAAAACCAAGGAAAGTGTCTCCTATAGCTAATGCAGCAAAGGCCCCAAGGCAGGGCTTCTTTGGCGCCGGTGTCTCCGGTTTGAGTTGTAATTCTTTCTATTTATCTAATTCTACTTGATCCTGTTTCCCTTTTGTTTCTAGACAAATACCTTCGCTGACATTCTGCACTCATGTTCCCAAGACTTCGATTCGATCTCTTTATACACAGCTAGTTTGACTCATCTTTTAGTTTCACTTCTAGCTACCTGTACAATATTCTTAACACAGTACCAGCTTAATTAGTTTTGGGCATTACAAACAGTGATTTGGGTTACAGCTACTTGACGGAAATCACAGAATACTCCTCTTAACTTAGTTAAAACGTACTTTTTGTCCTACACTAGACGCCATATTGTGATCTTTCTACCCTAGAAAGAAAGTTTTATATACATTATACAGGGGTACAAATAAGCCAAGCATGTTATTCTTTggtttaaattaaaaaaaggatGGTGGGGAAatgtaaaataaataattgcagaaagaggagagagagagatatatatatatacaatgaAAAGGAGTTGTTTGGGAATTTTTGGTGGAGAATATTTCAGGTGCATGCGTAGCTATCTAGTTTTGATTTATATTGAGTAGAAACTAAGCATGCATATATGAGGAATTGAGAAACCCTAAAGTAAGTGCATGTTGCTCCCCATTGAAATCATTTCACTCACCTGATCTTCCATCATGTTCATCCTTCTCATCTTCTCTTCTCCCCATCCCGAGGCAAACCCTACCAGTATAcaatctctccctccctctgCATCATCTTCATTCActcctccactctctctctctctctctgatacATGATTTCCTGGTCACAAATATGCATATGCATGTTTGAATATCATCAAATGTGGTTGTCTAGCCTATTCGGTTATATATACTGATAGCAACCCTCAAATCATTTCATTAGCTTTTTTTTACCAACTGATCTGCCTTTGATTTTCTAAGCACTGTTTGTTCCTTAACCAAACTATCTAGCTGAGCTATAGCTAGGTAGGAAACAATATACACATTTGGAAATGGGATGTTATTTTCTAGTTTGTGTTTGCTCTCATATATATTTTCTATTGCTAGCATACTTGGTAGCTACATATATATAGTACTGAAATATAAAATGTTATTGCCGTATGCATTAGTATTTGAATATCAATCTGAAATTATTATATAAAATTGCTTGGATATACATAGTTGTTAATCATGATTTGGAAATCCAACAGATCGACCCACTCCAACAACAATATATACTTGACCCCAACTCCACACCGCATACATACAATCCTAAAATCCACTATATATATTGGCCTCCCACTCCACCTAGCTGCTAGAAGCCACCTTAATCAATTATCTAATTACTTAAAATTATCTGATTATTGATGTTTTAAATATTTGGTCCATCGACATGGGACCAgattaatttgattgatattcTTTATTCAAGTACTTTCTCCCTTTTTTTAGGTAAGTGGTACCAGGAGACCTGCCTGCAAGCTTAAAAGGCAGAAGAAATACAAAGTGTTTTGAACATCTTGATTGTTTCTGCTAGCTTCGGGTTCATGGTGTTTAAAGAGTACATGTGCTTTATGCATATATCTCCTTTTATAATCATATATAAGAAGCAATTCGATGGTTCAGGTTTGGGAAGCAGTAGAGGTGGATCGAAAGCGATGTTGGTGAGGTTCAATCCGAAGACAGATTTACACATATATGGCTGCTGCAGGCCGCGTAAATTGATCTCAGATTGAGCCGCGCCAATATCACTTTCTTAAATAATTGGTTCTACCCTTTCAATTGCTTTTACAACCTCTATAACTTAATTCATAGCTAGATTTCAGTTCTTAGTTTATATATTAGCTTCAGCTAGCTTACATTACTATATGTTATGTCACTTTCTGCATGATATTGTATGGCTCAATGTTCTTATATATAGACCAAATGTTACTGATTTAGTTTAATCTGTTAGCTAGCTTATTCAGGACCCTCTAGTTTCACGAGTATCACTTACTGATGTCAATTTTAAGCAAGAAACTTGTTATTTATAGCAGTACTACTTACAATTCTTCTTCCTTGTCCCCCAGCTATGCCACACATGATGATATGCTTTAATCTGCTTTCTGGTTCCAAGCAAGCACTTTATTAGATCGAAAACGGATCAACCACAGATATGCAATCCTCACTTTCTGTCTCTCACATGAAATATCAATAAATTTCTTAGATTTCTTCGTTACAATTGctgaaaatttgaaatacaTGTTTCAATTACTTCTGATCGAGATTGTACTCGAACCAATAATGACTAACCCCTTTCATGAATATTTCTTTAATTTCTACTCAATCTTGAACATTCAGGATTTAGTGCAGTCAAAGAAGCCAACGTACgtacttatgaaataggtttAGTTAAAGACGTGAGAAAGCATATAAAGTCATACAACTTGTACCTCAAGTTAAACATTACTGACTATTTGTATCTCTTGTAGCAAgaggtatatatatacacacacacaacaaATCAATCAACACTTCAACAGGAGTCAAGGGCCACACCCTTCTCATTTAGAAAAGATAGAATGATCGATTTTCCTTTATCTACGAATTGATTGGAGCACAACGAAAAGAAGTGGGACAACATAAGATGAAATATATGGAATCATCAAGATACAGATAAAGAAACTAGTGTCAGATTTTTATGCTTGGACTTTTGTTAATAGCTAGTTTCAACTTTGAAATGGAATTGGTATTTTCTTAATTGTTTAAGCTTTTAGAGGACAATCTTCGTCTAAATAACAACTAATTGTTAGTCTTCAATTTCAACAATTGTCATTCGTTCAATATTATATCGATCTACATCAGTGTTTACTTATACGCTTAGATCTTCTATTGTCCAATGTATAGTATCAGTATAGGAAAAACATCTTTAAAATATTTCCAAATATGCAGAGTAATCAACTAAATTCTATAGGCTCttatttgaaattaaagtgcttttgatttatttgttagttaattttttttttctagctgGAACATTAAAGAATAGATCTGTAATTAACCATTCCTCAACGTACGTTATTGatcattattttcttctttttatggGCAAATACTTGTTTTGACCAAAATTAACCCTTTGCAAGGTGTATCCAGACTTTTCAATACATAAAAAGCTAGTCAAATCTGTGGCATAATGATAATAACAATGTACCGAGGATATAGGCTTCAGAAAATGGTGGGATTCACAACCTACATTCAATGTCGACCCTAGATCATCTCAGCTCCGTAGATTGACTAATGCAGAACAGTTTTAATTTGGTtcattccattttttttttgttctttatcaGTTATGCTAGGGTTACTACAAATTTAACTTCTTGTTGGTCGAGGGTTTACAACGAATTCCTGCATAGGGTATCAACTTCTTGTTGTCGAGGGTGAAGAACATTCCTAACTTCTCAGTTGTACCAAACCAATCACCAATTGGTAATTAACTTCAATTGTTACGTTTTAATAGAGATGTTGGAAACTCGTGAACCGGCTGCTgcaaatcatcatcatcatgagtACTTGTGCACGGAGTCGAATAGCCTCTGCGTTCCAATCACATCCCATTCAATGTCGCCTAAGTTGCTAATCAAGAAGAGCTTTGCTTACCACAAGATGCCTCAACAGCCTCTAAACCTCTCTGTTATCAAGTTGGACGGCTCTACCTTTGGTAcgtagatatatatgtataatctcatgcatgcatgcatatgCTTTGTATGTACGTACATACCTAGATGTGTGGCCTTCCATTGAAGCAGGACTTGCATATATATGTTTTCTGATTATTTATAACTTTCCCTGTTTCTTGATTTTTAGAGGTGCAAGTTCCAAGGACGGCAACGGTGGCCAAACTAATAGAGGCCGTGAAGGATGTTTTTGATCGGTCAGCAAatgatgatgaaatgatttcATGGTATATACATCAATTTCTGTGTATGAATTTTGATTTATAATTAGTTGGATATTCAAGTTCCTAAGGTAGGTCATTACAATTTGTATGGGATCAATATATGCAGGTCACATGTTTGGGGTCATTTTTGCTTATGTTATAATGGCGAGAAGCTACttgattacaaggcatatattcGAGTCATTGGAATCAAAGATGGCGATCAGGTAGGGTTAATTGATTGATTTCGTGGAAATGATTATTCTTTTTCAGGATTGCTAATGATCGATTTTGTTGTTGTACATTGTATGTGCATGTGCAGCTTTTTTTTGTTCGACATCTTTCAGCAATGTAGCATATGATCAACTGGAAAAGAGTCTATGATATATTATGAACGAAGAAGAAGCCATCCCTGCAATAGATCAATGCAGCTTATGCTTATGATCTGATCGTGATGAACACAGCTCGTGATGGAGTTGAATGACACAGGCTTATAAGATTTGGGGAGGCCGGAAGCATTTATCGGGTCTCTCCTGCCGTATCAAATTTAATGCATCCACTGTGAAATAATTGAATCGACTGCAGAATTATACATTTTTATGTAGGAGATCAAATTCGTTCATTCTTTGTAGTCAGAAGTGTTGGTTTATAACTGTTATATATCCACAAAGCAGATTCATAAAGAATTGTAATAAAAGATGTGTTGAGTTGAGTAAATCATACACTGTAGAAGTTCTACTTGGATACTAGAACCTAATGTGCTTGGACAAGTCTCCCCTGTGGATTTGAATACACTTCTTTTTCAGAAAGCAAATCTTTTTACTTTTCTACACACAATTTTCCAGAGTTGAATGAAAAGGAGGTAAATTCTTTTCTGTCATTATGTCCACCGAGTAATGATTCCCTAGAAGATGGCATAAAGGAGGTTCGACAGAGGGATCCATACTGTTCATAAAGCAGGTTCAAAGTGATATCCCAGATTGTGAAATTGCACAAGTTCATAGTTTCCTTTTGGAAAAATGGAATAGTATATTCTTTAGAGGCTAGGCCAGCGGATGCTGCTATATATGGCTAGTTAGCTATGTAGGATGGAGATCCATATCTCTCACATGTTACAGGAAAGCAAATTCAGTGGATGCTTTGTACAAATTGCTTAGGGAATAAGTCGAGGCTGATAAGATGTGAAATGCTTATGTCAGAAATATATGCACAGAATCTATATAGATACATACTATTCATCTTTGCGCAAGGCATATGTTCTATTTGTAACAGCAGCGATCTGCAGAATGGAAAGAAAAAGGATGTGCATATATGCAGTTATAAATCCTCAAAGCAACTGGCATTCATGTAGCTGCAAATCACAATCTTTGAAATGATCAGCGGTCTGATCAAATTACAACATAGATATCAGAAACATAGACAAATCGTGAGGATCGTTCCAAATTGATCATGGTTAGCTCTCTAATGGAAGCAAAGGGGAATTCAAAGAAAGGGATCTCATGCATCTAATTTCCTCTTCCATTGTGTGCCCCTTTTACATACACCCCAAAAGTTACACAAGCGCAAAAAATTGTCCTCACACAACCCCATTTAACAAAGGTGATGACTTTGTTTCATTCAATAGTTTGAGTCGGCCAAGCCATCATCGACGTTGCTGCTTCCCAGTATTCAATGGAGAAGCTCTGATGCTCTTAGAGTGGACGAAGGTCAGCTGCTGTTGACTTCCATGATGATCAGGTTTCTTCTTGCGTCTTGCTTGTTGAGATAAACGAGCATGGTGAGACAAGATGGCGAGGTCATTAAGATCTTGCAATGGAGTAAGAACCCTCACTACTTCATCCATTGTAGGCCGGGTTTTGGGGTCCCTATTAAGGCAGTCATAAGCCAACTGTGAGACTTTGTGTACCCCTTTGATGGAGTAATTCAATTCCAAGCGAGGATCCACGAGAAGGAAAAGCTTTCGCTTGTCAGTTAAATATGGCCGAGCCCAAGAGACAAGGTTTTGTTCCCCACTTGGGCGTTTCTTGTCCATCGATCTTCTTCCTGTCAAAATTTCAAGTAAAACTACACCGAAGCTGTAAACATCGCTTTTAGAGGTCAAGTGTCCTGGGagaatgaagaaaacaaaattgttaattgttcaatttcaaatttcaaatttctttggGAACAAGAAAATCTCTAGCTTTCTTACCTGTCATGACATACTCTGGGGCAGCATAGCCATACGTTCCAACAACCCTGGTAGAAACATGTGTTTTGTCTCCTTGCGGCCCAGCTTTAGCCAAACCAAAATCTGAAAGCTTAGCAGTGTATTCCTATAAAGAAACCCCAATCTGTTGAATCATTCAAGCAAAAGAATCGACATTGTTAATCAATAATAGCAAGCACTTACCGAATCAAGCAGGATGTTGGACGTCTTAAAATCTCTATAAATGACTGGTTCTGGACCATTATGGAGAAAGGCCAATCCTTTTGCTGCACCAAGTGCAATTTTAATCCTATTGGACCATGGCAGAGGTATAGTCCctacaaaaatttcaaaaactcAGCATCTATCTTAAATCGTATAGAAGCATAAACTATTAAATCATTACTAGAAAGCAAACATTCTAAATTTCAACAATGCAGTTGCACGAAAGCACTACAGTTTGGTTCACATCAGACTACATACATAGAGTACTCAGGTTCAGTGATAGACTACAACTGAATTTTAATTGGATAACAGAACAGGACAAAACCCAATGAAAGTTGTATACTCAGTGCTATTGTATTCCAAAACAGCCATGTCAAGTAGCCCTTGAATACTTCACAAAGACAAAGATGAAAGGACAAGATGTTTATTAAAATATTTTCCAAGCTGAACAGAAAAATGGTCTGATCAATAAGTTTATACACACATGTTTATCCACTATGCAGAAATAGAACAAGAAGAATGTAATCATACTCACTTCTGAAGAGATGATTTTCAAGACTCCCACGGGTCATAAACTCATAAACGAGCAACCGTTGATCATCTTCAATGCAGTACCCAATAAGCTTTACAAGATTTGGATGGTGGAGCTGTCCCAGAAAGTCAACCTCAGCCTGCATCAAAGAAATGGAGACTTGTCATTTCCCAATTTTCACTGCCTATACAACAATCCTTTATCAACAATAACCTACTAACCCAAGGCAGATATTTCTACTAACCACCCATTCTCTATGGCCTTGGAGACCATCTGGCTTTAAGCTTTTAACTGCTACTGTAATCCCTGACCCAGGTTTTGCTGGTGCTGTTCCATTTTCCTCAATCCACCCTTTGAagacaaatccaaatccacctTCCCCAAGAATGCTATCAGGTCTGAAGTTCCCAGTTGCAGATTTCAGCTCCTGAAAAGTGAATTGGAGCAACTGGCGAGTAGGCTTCTCATCTGATGGTGGTGGATTGGGAGTATCTGACGATAGTTGGGCTTCATTAGGGGGCAAGAGGTCTCTATTGCTAGCATTGAGATATCTGGTTTCGGTTGCTGCAAGGACAGAATGTGTGTTAGCCAACATTCTTCAAGCACAAGTCTTTTTATCACCACATTTTAACACTATGACCGAGAACATCAAAGTCCAACTTTTGCAGAAACTGCTAAGTTTTAAACCAATATTACCACATGACTGACCTTGTTCACAGG encodes the following:
- the LOC133709829 gene encoding U11/U12 small nuclear ribonucleoprotein 25 kDa protein-like, which produces MLETREPAAANHHHHEYLCTESNSLCVPITSHSMSPKLLIKKSFAYHKMPQQPLNLSVIKLDGSTFEVQVPRTATVAKLIEAVKDVFDRSANDDEMISWSHVWGHFCLCYNGEKLLDYKAYIRVIGIKDGDQLFFVRHLSAM
- the LOC133709816 gene encoding UDP-N-acetylglucosamine transporter UGNT1-like isoform X1 produces the protein METEKNQKLPVLNQKRPAMTKKGAYAAISYMASAVLLIMFNKAALSSYNFQSANVITLFQMVSSCALLYAMKYWKIISFTVEPHSTTNNPVNLVPLKTLVHTLPLAMSYLLYMLVTMESVRGINVPMYTTLRRTTIAFTMVVEYILTGQKHSYRVLGSVGIVILGAFIAGARDLSFDAYGYAVVFVANISTAIYLASIAHIGKSSGLSTFGLMWCNGIICGPVLLFWTSIRGDLTGMMNFPHIFSPGFQAVMLLSCVMAFSINYCVFWNTTLNSALTQTICGNMKDLLTIGLGWLLFGGLPFDLYNVAGQSLGFLGSCLYAYCKLRGK
- the LOC133709816 gene encoding UDP-N-acetylglucosamine transporter UGNT1-like isoform X2 yields the protein MFNKAALSSYNFQSANVITLFQMVSSCALLYAMKYWKIISFTVEPHSTTNNPVNLVPLKTLVHTLPLAMSYLLYMLVTMESVRGINVPMYTTLRRTTIAFTMVVEYILTGQKHSYRVLGSVGIVILGAFIAGARDLSFDAYGYAVVFVANISTAIYLASIAHIGKSSGLSTFGLMWCNGIICGPVLLFWTSIRGDLTGMMNFPHIFSPGFQAVMLLSCVMAFSINYCVFWNTTLNSALTQTICGNMKDLLTIGLGWLLFGGLPFDLYNVAGQSLGFLGSCLYAYCKLRGK
- the LOC133709810 gene encoding serine/threonine-protein kinase PBL34-like — encoded protein: MDKKCGCWAVLRRGVSGSCKSSASKDSANSIPRTSLVYDAATETRYLNASNRDLLPPNEAQLSSDTPNPPPSDEKPTRQLLQFTFQELKSATGNFRPDSILGEGGFGFVFKGWIEENGTAPAKPGSGITVAVKSLKPDGLQGHREWVAEVDFLGQLHHPNLVKLIGYCIEDDQRLLVYEFMTRGSLENHLFRRTIPLPWSNRIKIALGAAKGLAFLHNGPEPVIYRDFKTSNILLDSEYTAKLSDFGLAKAGPQGDKTHVSTRVVGTYGYAAPEYVMTGHLTSKSDVYSFGVVLLEILTGRRSMDKKRPSGEQNLVSWARPYLTDKRKLFLLVDPRLELNYSIKGVHKVSQLAYDCLNRDPKTRPTMDEVVRVLTPLQDLNDLAILSHHARLSQQARRKKKPDHHGSQQQLTFVHSKSIRASPLNTGKQQRR